One part of the Streptomyces nigra genome encodes these proteins:
- a CDS encoding beta-N-acetylhexosaminidase: MPASTPPALPLVPRPTRAHVRGGRFTLDAGTGVRVGAGAEPAARLLRDLLAPATGLPLPLAGDGTVVLTLDPALAGLGDEGYGLTVGPRSVLLRAARATGLLRGVQTLRQLLPAEALSASPQAGVRWSLPCVEITDVPCHRWRGAMLDVARHFQPVAYLHRYVDLLALHKINVFHLHLTDDQGWRMPVPAYPKLTEIGGHRSRSPVGMDGAAYDDVPHGGAYTRAELEGLVAYAAARGVTVVPEIEMPGHVRAALAAYPHLGNRPGRTLDVWTGWGVCDTVLGVHDEVFDFCRTVLDEVMDVFPSPYLHIGGDEVPVTEWTESPEAAARVREEGLDGPAALHGWFLARVGAYLLRCGRRPVAWAETGGELPYGFTVMAWRDSAHALAAANRGLDVINAHHRRTYLDHPQRRGAQELPAQPGAVVTLPDVHAHDPVPEGASPAAAAHVLGAQAQVWTEYATTPARLEYLTYPRLCALADRAWSGSTPWRDFRSRLDGHLPRLDALGVPRHP; the protein is encoded by the coding sequence GTGCCCGCATCCACGCCTCCGGCCCTGCCGCTGGTGCCCCGCCCCACCCGGGCCCATGTCCGCGGCGGCCGCTTCACCCTGGACGCCGGCACCGGCGTACGCGTCGGCGCCGGGGCCGAACCGGCCGCCCGCCTGCTGCGCGACCTGCTCGCCCCTGCCACCGGACTGCCCCTCCCCCTCGCCGGGGACGGGACCGTCGTCCTGACGCTGGACCCCGCGCTCGCCGGGCTCGGCGACGAGGGGTACGGGCTGACGGTGGGCCCCCGCTCGGTGCTGCTGCGCGCGGCACGGGCCACCGGGCTGCTGCGCGGTGTGCAGACGCTCCGTCAACTGCTTCCCGCCGAGGCGCTGTCGGCGTCGCCGCAGGCCGGGGTGCGGTGGTCGCTGCCGTGTGTGGAGATCACCGACGTCCCGTGCCACCGCTGGCGGGGCGCGATGCTCGACGTGGCCCGGCACTTCCAGCCGGTGGCCTACCTCCACCGCTACGTCGATCTGCTCGCCCTGCACAAGATCAACGTCTTCCATCTGCATCTGACGGACGACCAGGGCTGGCGGATGCCGGTGCCGGCCTACCCCAAGCTCACCGAGATCGGCGGCCACCGGTCCCGCTCCCCGGTCGGCATGGACGGCGCGGCCTACGACGACGTGCCGCACGGCGGCGCCTACACCCGCGCCGAACTCGAGGGGCTAGTGGCGTACGCGGCGGCGCGCGGGGTCACGGTGGTGCCGGAGATCGAGATGCCGGGCCACGTCCGGGCCGCCCTGGCCGCCTACCCGCACCTGGGCAACCGGCCCGGCCGGACGCTGGACGTCTGGACCGGATGGGGAGTCTGCGACACCGTCCTCGGCGTCCACGACGAGGTGTTCGACTTCTGCCGCACCGTGCTGGACGAGGTCATGGACGTCTTCCCCTCGCCGTACCTCCACATCGGCGGCGACGAGGTGCCCGTCACGGAGTGGACGGAGAGCCCCGAGGCGGCGGCGCGGGTGCGCGAGGAGGGCCTGGACGGCCCCGCCGCGCTGCACGGCTGGTTCCTCGCCCGCGTCGGCGCGTACCTCCTCCGCTGCGGACGGCGGCCGGTCGCCTGGGCCGAGACCGGCGGCGAACTCCCGTACGGCTTCACGGTGATGGCCTGGCGGGACTCGGCGCACGCCCTCGCCGCCGCGAACCGCGGTCTCGACGTCATCAACGCCCACCACCGCCGCACCTATCTGGACCACCCCCAGCGCCGCGGGGCGCAGGAGTTGCCGGCCCAGCCCGGAGCCGTCGTCACTCTCCCGGACGTGCACGCCCACGACCCCGTCCCCGAGGGGGCGTCCCCGGCGGCGGCCGCCCATGTCCTCGGGGCGCAGGCCCAGGTGTGGACGGAGTACGCGACGACACCCGCGCGCCTGGAGTACCTCACATATCCCCGGCTGTGCGCCCTGGCGGACCGCGCCTGGAGCGGTTCCACGCCCTGGCGGGACTTCCGCTCCCGTCTCGACGGTCACCTTCCGCGCCTCGACGCGCTGGGGGTGCCGCGCCACCCCTAG
- a CDS encoding cellulose binding domain-containing protein → MTSRTTPSRLRIALAATVATALGTGGLTALSGSASAAAADVTVQYRTSATGATADQAEPWLKIRNTGSGGLPLSSVKVRYYFKADAAGTAYRFACSWAVKGCANITGTFGTPAHPTPTADRYLEIGFTAGAGTLAPGADTGDMQLRFHRADWQTMRQSDDYSFGAAQTSYADWAKVTASVAGSTVWGTSPGGDDPTDPPTDPPEGGQSLFDDFDYSTSSDPRISANGWNVRSNAGGPGVPGATWSPENVTFASSGGNSVMNLRTSTAGTAESTRQTEVLTKAMKFRNGTYAARVRFSDAPVSGPDGDRLVQTFFTINDLKAPMADDYAEYDFEYLPNGGWGEPANILYTTSWETYNPDPWQAVNQHSESRQSFAGWHDLVLTIDDSSIKYYVDGHLFGTHDAAYLPERPMSINFNQWLIDLAGQTSTTPRSYDEQVDYVLHVKDQVLTPAQVGAKVDAYRAAGTTFEDKVPG, encoded by the coding sequence ATGACGTCCCGAACCACCCCCAGCAGACTGCGGATCGCCCTCGCGGCGACCGTCGCCACCGCCCTCGGCACCGGAGGGCTCACCGCCCTGTCGGGCTCCGCGAGCGCCGCCGCCGCGGACGTGACCGTGCAGTACCGGACCAGCGCCACGGGCGCCACCGCGGATCAGGCCGAGCCCTGGCTGAAGATCAGGAACACCGGCAGCGGCGGCCTGCCGCTCAGCTCCGTCAAGGTGCGCTACTACTTCAAGGCCGACGCGGCCGGTACCGCGTACCGCTTCGCCTGTTCCTGGGCGGTGAAGGGCTGCGCCAACATCACCGGGACGTTCGGCACGCCCGCCCACCCGACGCCCACCGCCGACCGTTATCTGGAGATCGGCTTCACCGCGGGGGCGGGCACGCTCGCCCCCGGAGCCGACACCGGGGACATGCAGCTGCGCTTCCACCGCGCCGACTGGCAGACCATGCGGCAGAGCGACGACTACTCCTTCGGCGCCGCGCAGACGTCGTACGCGGACTGGGCCAAGGTCACCGCCTCGGTGGCGGGCAGCACCGTGTGGGGCACCTCTCCCGGGGGCGACGACCCCACGGACCCGCCGACCGACCCGCCGGAGGGCGGACAGAGCCTGTTCGACGACTTCGACTACAGCACGTCGAGCGACCCGAGGATCTCGGCGAACGGCTGGAACGTCCGCTCCAACGCGGGCGGCCCGGGCGTGCCGGGCGCGACCTGGTCCCCGGAGAACGTCACCTTCGCGTCGTCGGGCGGCAACTCGGTGATGAACCTGCGGACCTCCACCGCCGGCACCGCCGAGAGCACCCGGCAGACCGAAGTCCTCACCAAGGCCATGAAGTTCCGCAACGGCACCTACGCCGCGCGCGTCAGGTTCTCCGACGCCCCCGTGTCCGGCCCGGACGGGGACCGCCTGGTGCAGACGTTCTTCACCATCAACGACCTCAAGGCGCCGATGGCCGACGACTACGCCGAGTACGACTTCGAGTATCTGCCCAACGGCGGCTGGGGCGAGCCCGCCAACATCCTGTACACGACGTCCTGGGAGACGTACAACCCCGACCCGTGGCAGGCCGTCAACCAGCACAGCGAGTCCCGGCAGAGCTTCGCCGGCTGGCACGACCTGGTGCTGACCATCGACGACAGCTCCATCAAGTACTACGTGGACGGGCATCTGTTCGGCACCCATGACGCCGCGTATCTGCCCGAGCGGCCCATGTCGATCAACTTCAACCAGTGGCTGATCGACCTCGCGGGGCAGACCAGCACCACGCCCCGGTCGTACGACGAGCAGGTCGACTACGTCCTGCACGTCAAGGACCAGGTCCTGACCCCGGCCCAGGTCGGGGCCAAGGTCGACGCCTACCGGGCGGCGGGCACGACCTTCGAGGACAAGGTGCCCGGCTAG
- a CDS encoding SRPBCC family protein gives MSAQQNTPADGFTYTLTRTLDAPVGAVWRAWTDAGQYARWAGAEPGSVEMDVRPGGAWKATMVTPDGTSFPLTGSYLDVVTDRRLVVGMDVPGRPDPAVMTVELDARDGGRTEIVVRQTSPTAEERDMSEQGSTMLLDSLTAFLASPAAG, from the coding sequence ATGAGCGCCCAGCAGAACACCCCGGCCGACGGCTTCACCTACACCCTCACCCGCACCCTGGACGCGCCCGTCGGCGCGGTGTGGCGGGCGTGGACCGACGCCGGCCAGTACGCCCGGTGGGCCGGCGCCGAACCCGGCTCCGTCGAGATGGACGTCCGGCCCGGCGGGGCCTGGAAGGCCACGATGGTCACCCCGGACGGCACCTCGTTCCCCCTCACGGGCTCCTACCTCGACGTCGTCACCGACCGCCGGCTCGTCGTCGGCATGGACGTGCCCGGCCGGCCCGACCCCGCCGTCATGACGGTCGAGCTCGACGCGCGGGACGGCGGCCGCACCGAGATCGTCGTCCGCCAGACGAGCCCCACCGCCGAGGAGCGCGACATGTCCGAACAGGGCAGCACGATGCTCCTCGACAGCCTCACCGCCTTCCTGGCCTCCCCGGCGGCCGGCTGA
- a CDS encoding DUF1877 family protein — protein MSVGFVGTTAEELDRAWREPEWAEPYVWELYDSGTFRRDGRLDCGPANAWAGPRFLFDAADVPPEFLMDGFMIAEDGTLFGWTVEEFTALAAQVRGTPWERPAAHYDPARMARDDVHPNPWAFDPAGRREWIQAAYEELVAFVTGAAERGQGAFMSFAR, from the coding sequence GTGAGCGTCGGGTTCGTCGGCACGACGGCCGAGGAGCTGGACCGGGCCTGGCGGGAGCCGGAGTGGGCCGAGCCGTACGTCTGGGAGCTGTACGACAGCGGGACCTTCCGGCGGGACGGCCGCCTGGACTGCGGTCCGGCCAACGCCTGGGCCGGACCGCGGTTCCTGTTCGACGCGGCGGACGTCCCGCCGGAGTTCCTGATGGACGGCTTCATGATCGCGGAGGACGGCACCCTGTTCGGGTGGACCGTGGAGGAGTTCACCGCGCTCGCCGCCCAGGTGCGGGGGACGCCGTGGGAGCGGCCGGCGGCCCACTACGACCCCGCGCGGATGGCGCGGGACGACGTCCACCCCAACCCGTGGGCGTTCGACCCCGCCGGGCGGCGGGAGTGGATCCAGGCCGCCTACGAGGAGCTGGTGGCCTTCGTGACGGGGGCGGCCGAGCGGGGCCAGGGGGCGTTCATGAGCTTCGCCCGCTGA
- a CDS encoding MSMEG_1061 family FMN-dependent PPOX-type flavoprotein, giving the protein MPYTSESADSRPDPLGDEGWVELGSGEELRELLGEPWPVVIDKVHDRLTEEDRDIIARSPFCLLATADADGNCDVSPRGEEPGFTHVLGPGRIALPDRPGNRRADSFHNILANPHAGLLYLVPGRGQVLRVNGRARVLTDAPFFDAMAREGRRPRLALVLDIDEVYLHCPQSLNRSGLWRPTSWARP; this is encoded by the coding sequence TTGCCGTACACGTCCGAAAGCGCCGACAGCCGTCCGGACCCTCTCGGCGACGAGGGATGGGTGGAGCTCGGCTCGGGTGAGGAACTGCGCGAGCTGCTCGGGGAACCCTGGCCGGTGGTGATCGACAAGGTCCACGACCGGCTCACCGAGGAGGACCGGGACATCATCGCCCGGTCGCCCTTCTGCCTCCTCGCGACCGCCGACGCCGACGGGAACTGCGACGTGTCCCCGCGCGGCGAGGAACCCGGCTTCACCCATGTCCTCGGCCCGGGGAGGATCGCGCTGCCCGACCGGCCGGGCAACCGGCGCGCGGACAGCTTCCACAACATCCTCGCCAACCCGCACGCCGGGCTGCTCTATCTCGTCCCGGGCCGCGGGCAGGTGCTGCGCGTCAACGGGCGCGCCCGCGTCCTCACCGACGCCCCCTTCTTCGACGCCATGGCACGTGAGGGGCGGCGGCCCCGGCTGGCGCTCGTGCTCGACATCGACGAGGTCTACCTCCACTGCCCGCAGTCGCTGAACCGGTCGGGGCTGTGGAGGCCGACGTCATGGGCGCGTCCCTGA
- a CDS encoding PP2C family protein-serine/threonine phosphatase, with translation MMSWAGQHSDPHDAGDDKTAHAAFAALLEDSAEDLYDSAPCGFLSTLMDGTIAKINSTLLNWLGRSRQDVVGRLRFTDLLTVGGKLYHETHFAPLLRMQGDISGIALELKQADGGRMPVLVSSVVKHGTTGEPLLIRTTVFDARDRRAYEEELLRRQRAADEARRQAEADRARLQDAMTVLQQSLLPDILPDVPGAQTAAHYHTASPDRLGGDFYDVFPLDTKRGERFGFFLGDVCGKGPQAAALTSLTRYTLRAAALHDPDPVSALTTLNKVLHERYAASGDPRYCTALFGTIEPDPASRRLTVHLASGGHPPALVLRADGTATYLPTPGGLLVGILPAAPFTAAATTLGPGDTLLLYTDGLTEARTGDDRTSLYGDEALLAFAATQAGRPPHAVIEALGDLLAGFGDGLDDDTALLAIGVPSSDDPTSET, from the coding sequence ATGATGTCCTGGGCCGGGCAGCACTCCGACCCGCACGACGCCGGCGACGACAAGACGGCCCACGCCGCCTTCGCCGCCCTGCTGGAGGACAGCGCCGAGGACTTGTACGACAGCGCACCGTGCGGCTTCCTGTCGACGCTCATGGACGGGACGATCGCCAAGATCAACTCCACGTTGCTGAACTGGCTGGGCCGGTCCCGGCAGGACGTGGTGGGACGGCTGCGCTTCACCGACCTGCTGACCGTCGGCGGCAAGCTCTACCACGAGACGCACTTCGCGCCGCTGCTGCGTATGCAGGGCGACATCAGCGGCATCGCACTGGAGCTCAAGCAGGCCGACGGCGGCCGGATGCCCGTCCTGGTGTCCTCCGTCGTCAAGCACGGCACCACCGGTGAGCCCCTGCTGATCCGCACCACCGTCTTCGACGCCCGCGACCGGCGGGCCTACGAGGAGGAGCTGCTGCGCCGCCAGCGGGCCGCCGACGAGGCGCGCCGCCAGGCCGAGGCCGACCGGGCCCGGCTGCAGGACGCCATGACCGTGCTGCAGCAGTCCCTGCTCCCCGACATCCTGCCGGACGTACCCGGCGCGCAGACGGCCGCGCACTACCACACCGCCTCCCCGGACCGGCTGGGCGGCGACTTCTACGACGTCTTCCCGCTGGACACCAAGCGCGGCGAGCGCTTCGGGTTCTTCCTCGGCGACGTGTGCGGCAAGGGCCCCCAGGCGGCGGCGCTCACCTCGCTGACCCGCTACACCCTGCGGGCCGCCGCCCTGCACGACCCGGACCCGGTCTCCGCGCTGACCACCCTCAACAAGGTGCTGCACGAGCGCTACGCCGCGAGCGGCGACCCGCGCTACTGCACGGCCCTCTTCGGCACGATCGAGCCCGACCCCGCCTCCCGGCGTCTCACCGTCCACCTCGCCTCGGGCGGCCACCCGCCCGCCCTGGTGCTGCGCGCCGACGGCACCGCCACCTATCTGCCCACCCCCGGTGGGCTGCTGGTCGGCATCCTGCCCGCCGCACCCTTCACCGCGGCCGCGACCACCCTCGGCCCCGGCGACACCCTGCTGCTCTACACCGACGGGCTCACCGAGGCCCGTACCGGTGACGACCGCACCAGTCTCTACGGCGACGAGGCCCTGCTGGCCTTCGCCGCCACCCAGGCCGGCCGCCCCCCGCACGCCGTCATCGAAGCCCTCGGTGACCTGCTGGCCGGGTTCGGGGACGGTCTCGACGACGACACCGCACTCCTCGCGATCGGTGTCCCCTCCTCCGACGACCCGACGAGCGAAACCTGA
- a CDS encoding STAS domain-containing protein, protein MNTLTISTRDAVTGPVLEVSGDLDYVNAGELRELLPTITLRPGQRLVVDLGALEFCDSSGITALIAAHHHAQSAGGQLVLAAVPANTLRVLSIVGLDQILTIHPDGEAATRLQPAPANRPPV, encoded by the coding sequence ATGAACACACTCACGATCAGCACCCGGGACGCCGTGACCGGGCCGGTCCTCGAGGTCTCAGGCGACCTGGACTACGTCAACGCCGGCGAGCTCCGCGAGCTGCTGCCCACGATCACGCTCCGGCCGGGCCAGCGCCTCGTCGTCGACCTGGGCGCCCTGGAGTTCTGCGACTCGAGCGGCATCACCGCCCTGATCGCCGCGCACCACCACGCCCAGTCCGCCGGAGGGCAGCTCGTGCTGGCCGCCGTACCGGCCAACACACTGCGCGTCCTGAGCATCGTCGGGCTGGACCAGATCCTCACCATCCACCCCGACGGCGAGGCCGCCACCCGCCTCCAGCCCGCCCCCGCCAACCGGCCACCCGTCTAG
- a CDS encoding GntR family transcriptional regulator: protein MKTGDPGAVLKRERVRDHILGLMESLRPGDAIPSERTLCAALQVSRPTLRAAVDELVAANLLVREHGRGMFVAPEKITQELVPDHRTMAVPPASGVWTSRLLEFTTLAAGARVGRRLRLSPAAEVVYVARLRLVDGAPMAIEHLHIPAHLVPALTERELEAGDLYEHLHDRHGVRVSEAAQTMEPTVVSQAEAKILGVPHLSPALLFERLTYDADGRAVEYVHSLYRGDRYRIVTRLTLGVPAHDEPAAPTGPIPGIPPGVFPPREAVVVTARGDVHDER from the coding sequence ATGAAGACGGGCGATCCGGGGGCGGTGCTCAAACGGGAGCGCGTACGCGACCACATCCTCGGGCTCATGGAGTCGCTGCGCCCCGGGGACGCCATCCCTTCCGAGCGGACGCTGTGCGCCGCGCTCCAGGTCTCCCGGCCGACGCTGCGCGCCGCCGTCGACGAACTCGTCGCCGCAAACCTGCTGGTGCGGGAACACGGGCGCGGCATGTTCGTGGCACCGGAGAAGATCACCCAGGAACTGGTCCCCGACCACCGCACCATGGCCGTGCCCCCCGCCTCCGGCGTCTGGACCAGCCGCCTGCTGGAGTTCACCACCCTCGCCGCCGGTGCCCGCGTCGGCCGCAGGCTGCGGCTGTCACCGGCCGCCGAGGTCGTCTACGTGGCCCGGCTCCGCCTGGTCGACGGCGCCCCCATGGCCATCGAGCACCTGCACATCCCCGCCCACCTCGTCCCCGCGCTCACCGAGCGCGAACTGGAGGCGGGCGACCTGTACGAGCATCTGCACGACCGGCACGGCGTCCGGGTGAGCGAGGCCGCGCAGACCATGGAGCCGACCGTCGTCAGCCAGGCCGAAGCCAAGATCCTCGGCGTCCCCCATCTGTCACCCGCGCTCCTCTTCGAACGCCTCACCTACGACGCGGACGGCCGGGCCGTCGAATACGTCCACTCCCTCTACCGGGGCGACCGCTACCGCATCGTCACCCGGCTCACGTTGGGCGTCCCGGCACACGACGAGCCCGCGGCCCCGACGGGCCCCATCCCCGGCATCCCGCCCGGTGTCTTCCCGCCGCGCGAGGCGGTCGTCGTCACCGCCCGGGGCGATGTGCACGACGAACGCTGA
- a CDS encoding FAD binding domain-containing protein — MLLRLPTSVAEARECLAEGAVPIGGATLLWATWQRDGFPETAMSLREVPEANLLERDAVGAAVVLARMGDRVPDVLRLAAAGVGTGAVRRSATVGGNVVGSTLRCLLPAALVLDARATVLESDGVRETDLSELVAKRPLLLSLNWRPPLASTFRKLDAAPGGEPPLVVASAAHAEDDGRVAIRVAVRDGYEVVHAAATAADEPGETLDELRATALDDVPAAAWDVIRAQVTTLAS; from the coding sequence GTGCTGTTGCGTCTGCCCACATCTGTGGCCGAAGCGCGGGAGTGTCTGGCGGAGGGGGCGGTGCCGATCGGCGGGGCCACGCTGCTGTGGGCCACCTGGCAACGGGACGGCTTCCCCGAGACGGCCATGTCGCTGCGGGAGGTGCCCGAGGCCAACCTCCTCGAACGGGACGCCGTCGGCGCCGCCGTGGTCCTCGCGCGGATGGGCGACCGCGTCCCGGACGTCCTGCGGCTGGCCGCCGCCGGCGTGGGCACCGGGGCGGTCCGGCGCAGCGCTACCGTCGGCGGCAACGTCGTCGGCAGCACCCTGCGCTGTCTCCTCCCCGCGGCACTCGTCCTGGACGCCAGGGCGACGGTGCTGGAGAGCGACGGCGTCCGCGAGACGGACCTGTCCGAGCTGGTGGCCAAGCGCCCGCTGCTGCTCAGCCTCAACTGGCGCCCTCCGCTCGCCAGCACGTTCCGCAAGCTGGACGCCGCGCCGGGCGGGGAGCCGCCGCTGGTCGTCGCCTCGGCCGCGCACGCCGAGGACGACGGGCGGGTCGCGATACGGGTGGCCGTCCGCGACGGCTACGAGGTGGTCCACGCGGCCGCCACCGCGGCGGACGAGCCAGGGGAGACCCTGGACGAACTGCGGGCCACGGCCCTGGACGACGTCCCGGCCGCCGCCTGGGACGTGATCCGCGCCCAGGTCACCACCCTGGCGAGCTGA
- a CDS encoding alpha/beta fold hydrolase, whose product MDVVRRNNVTVTGNPQGRTVVLAHGFGCDQNMWRLTVPALADDYQVVLFDYVGAGRSDASAFSEGRYSFLDGYAQDVVEVCEALDLQDAVFVGHSVSAMIGVLAADLAPERIGALVMVAPSPRYIDEDGYRGGFSEDDIDELLGSLESNYLGWSAAMAPVIMGNVDRPELGDELRNSFCATDPDMARVFARTTFLSDSREDLKRVRVPTLVLDCTQDVIAPREVGAYVHRSIPDSTLVTLDATGHCPHLSAPDATNEAITAFLAGLR is encoded by the coding sequence ATGGACGTAGTGCGCAGGAACAACGTCACCGTCACCGGCAACCCGCAGGGGCGCACGGTGGTGCTGGCCCACGGCTTCGGCTGCGACCAGAACATGTGGCGGCTGACCGTGCCCGCGCTCGCCGACGACTACCAGGTGGTCCTCTTCGACTACGTGGGCGCCGGACGCTCGGACGCGTCCGCGTTCTCCGAGGGCCGCTACTCGTTCCTGGACGGGTACGCCCAGGACGTCGTCGAGGTCTGCGAGGCGCTGGACCTGCAGGACGCGGTCTTCGTCGGGCACTCCGTGAGCGCGATGATCGGCGTCCTCGCCGCGGACCTCGCCCCGGAGCGCATCGGCGCCCTGGTCATGGTCGCGCCGTCGCCGCGCTACATCGACGAGGACGGCTACCGCGGTGGCTTCAGCGAGGACGACATCGACGAGCTGCTCGGCTCCCTGGAGTCGAACTATCTCGGCTGGTCGGCCGCGATGGCCCCGGTGATCATGGGCAACGTCGACCGTCCCGAGCTCGGCGACGAGCTGCGCAACAGCTTCTGCGCCACCGACCCCGACATGGCCCGGGTCTTCGCCCGCACCACCTTCCTGTCGGACTCGCGCGAGGACCTGAAGCGGGTACGGGTGCCCACCCTGGTGCTGGACTGCACCCAGGACGTGATCGCCCCCCGCGAGGTCGGCGCGTATGTGCACCGCTCGATCCCGGACTCCACGCTGGTGACCCTCGACGCCACCGGGCACTGCCCCCACCTGTCCGCCCCGGACGCCACCAACGAGGCCATCACCGCGTTCCTCGCCGGACTACGATGA
- a CDS encoding bifunctional class I SAM-dependent methyltransferase/NUDIX hydrolase, whose translation MTPEEETNTEAWTAYGHHHLRRATPLPEADRIDWGPGGSGPGDEPLGDLRGLRVLDLGCGPARHAAHLVRDRGARVDAVDSSPSQIERARSRYDGLPGLTLVCADAVEHLRTTDPYDVVYAVHAVPYIDPHRLLPELARSVRPGGRVCFTVLHTNSAGHGPGTEVAARPEVLHLAGGGETTVRMWVLTTEVWTELLETYGLLVESVTALDAPEAGNHASYRLFEVRRPVRITSRPRTRRPPVPHAAIGVGAVLLGPDGLLLGRHRRGTLELPGGTVEPGESLRETVVRELAEETGLLADPADVRLLGTLVDEVGGVVRMTVGAVVTAWRGTPADQPDESVGDWRWWPLDALPPGLFECSAQILTAWRPGLPIDHRPAHFTPFAS comes from the coding sequence GTGACGCCCGAAGAAGAGACGAACACCGAGGCGTGGACGGCGTACGGCCACCACCACCTGCGGCGAGCCACTCCCCTCCCGGAGGCCGACCGGATCGACTGGGGGCCAGGCGGGTCCGGACCCGGCGACGAGCCCCTCGGCGACCTGCGGGGCCTGCGCGTGCTGGACCTCGGCTGCGGACCGGCCCGCCACGCCGCCCACCTCGTGCGCGACCGGGGCGCGCGCGTGGACGCCGTGGACTCCTCCCCCTCACAGATCGAACGCGCCCGGTCCCGCTACGACGGCCTGCCCGGGCTGACCCTGGTGTGCGCGGACGCCGTGGAGCACCTGCGCACGACCGACCCGTACGACGTCGTGTACGCCGTCCACGCCGTCCCGTACATCGATCCGCACCGGCTGCTGCCCGAGCTGGCCCGGTCGGTCAGGCCGGGCGGCCGAGTCTGCTTCACCGTCCTGCACACGAACTCCGCCGGGCACGGCCCGGGCACCGAGGTGGCCGCTCGGCCGGAGGTCCTGCACCTTGCCGGGGGCGGGGAGACCACCGTGCGGATGTGGGTGCTGACCACCGAGGTGTGGACGGAACTCTTGGAGACGTATGGACTGCTGGTGGAGTCCGTCACGGCCCTCGACGCGCCCGAGGCGGGCAATCACGCCTCCTACCGCCTCTTCGAGGTCCGCCGTCCGGTACGGATCACCTCCCGGCCCCGCACGCGGCGCCCGCCCGTGCCGCACGCGGCGATCGGCGTCGGGGCGGTCCTCCTGGGGCCGGACGGGCTGCTCCTGGGCCGGCACCGGCGGGGCACCCTGGAACTGCCCGGCGGCACCGTGGAGCCGGGCGAGTCACTGCGGGAGACGGTCGTACGGGAACTCGCCGAGGAGACCGGTCTGCTCGCCGACCCGGCCGACGTACGCCTGCTCGGCACGCTCGTCGACGAGGTCGGGGGCGTCGTACGGATGACCGTGGGCGCCGTCGTCACCGCGTGGCGGGGGACGCCCGCCGACCAACCCGACGAGTCCGTCGGCGACTGGCGCTGGTGGCCGCTGGACGCGTTGCCGCCCGGCCTCTTCGAGTGCAGCGCCCAGATCCTCACCGCCTGGCGGCCCGGCCTGCCCATCGATCATCGCCCGGCCCACTTCACGCCGTTCGCGTCCTGA
- a CDS encoding DMT family transporter, producing the protein MDTVLPVVFAVCAALSNAVATVLQRMAALTVPSSQGLRAGLILDLLRRPVWLLGMLAVITAAVCQAIALVTGPLTIVQPLFVLELPLTLIVASVLLHRRLPASGWASVAVVVVGLAVALAAAAPSGDRTRVALDRWIPALAVCLGLVAVLTLMALRRPHGPARAACLGAATAISYALTAALLKTSTHILDEEGIVGFLTAWQTYGFALTGVCALFLLENAMQAGPLVASQPALTLGDAAVSLALGITLYEETVRTGWWLLPQLLGVALIAVGIVALSRTALNESLVATDEKAPVA; encoded by the coding sequence CTGGACACGGTGCTCCCCGTCGTCTTCGCGGTCTGCGCCGCCCTGAGCAACGCCGTGGCGACGGTGCTGCAGCGCATGGCGGCGCTCACCGTGCCCAGCTCGCAGGGGCTGCGGGCCGGGCTGATCCTCGATCTGCTGCGCCGGCCGGTCTGGCTGCTCGGCATGCTCGCGGTGATCACGGCCGCCGTCTGCCAGGCGATCGCGCTGGTCACGGGGCCGCTGACGATCGTCCAGCCCCTGTTCGTGCTGGAACTCCCCCTCACCCTGATCGTGGCGTCCGTGCTGCTGCACCGGCGGCTGCCGGCGTCGGGCTGGGCGTCGGTGGCGGTGGTGGTCGTGGGCCTGGCGGTCGCGCTCGCCGCCGCCGCGCCCTCCGGCGACCGCACCCGGGTGGCCCTGGACCGCTGGATCCCCGCACTCGCCGTCTGCCTGGGCCTGGTCGCCGTCCTCACCCTGATGGCGCTCAGACGCCCGCACGGGCCCGCCCGGGCCGCCTGTCTGGGGGCCGCCACGGCGATCAGCTACGCGCTCACGGCGGCGCTGCTCAAGACGTCGACGCACATCCTCGACGAGGAGGGGATCGTCGGGTTCCTGACCGCCTGGCAGACGTACGGCTTCGCGCTGACCGGCGTGTGCGCGCTGTTCCTGCTGGAGAACGCGATGCAGGCCGGGCCCCTGGTCGCCTCCCAGCCCGCCCTCACCCTCGGGGACGCCGCGGTGAGTCTCGCCCTCGGTATCACGCTGTACGAGGAGACCGTCCGCACCGGCTGGTGGCTGCTGCCGCAACTGCTCGGGGTCGCGCTCATCGCGGTGGGGATCGTCGCCCTGTCCCGGACGGCGCTCAACGAGTCGCTGGTGGCGACGGACGAGAAGGCGCCGGTCGCGTAG